In the Carboxydothermus hydrogenoformans Z-2901 genome, TTCATAATGCGGTGATTGCCACCGGTGGGGGAACGGTAGAACGAATGGATGCGAGAAGAAAGTTAAAAAATCTTGGCTTAGTGGTTTATTTAAAGGCGTCCCCGGAAGTTATAATCCGGCGTCTTATTAATTTAGAAAATAGACCAATACTTACCCAGGGGGACCCTTTAGAAAAGCTTTCGGAGCTTTACCGTCGCCGGGATAAGTTTTACCGGGAAGTTTCCGATGTAGCAATTAATACCGAAGGTAAAGACTCAGGCGAGGTCGTTGACGCGATCCTAAAATCCCTGACTATTGATGGTTTACGGTTTCCCCGGAAACTTTACATTAATTTGGCTGAAAATAGTTATCCGGTATATTTTGGCGAAAAAGTGGCGTTAAAAGCGGGTGAGTTTTTAAAAGAAAAAGTTACCGGGAAAAAGATTTTAATTGTTTCCCAGGAAAATATCTTTGGTTTATATGGCAAAACTTTAGAAGAAAGTTTAACAAAGGAAGGTTTTAAAACCGACGTTTTTTTTCTTCCCCAGGGGGAAGTTGCAAAATCTATGGAATATATTGTGAAGCTTTACGATAAAGCCATAGAGTTTGGACTACGCCGCCATGATACCGTTATGGCCTTTGGGGGAGGAGTAGTAGGAGATGCTACTGGATTTTTTGCCGCAACCTATTTGCGGGGAATCAATTTTGTCCAGGTACCGACAACTCTTCTTTCTATGGTGGATAGCAGTGTAGGGGGGAAAGTGGGGATTAACCTTCCCCAAGGGAAAAACCTGGTAGGAGCCTTTTACCAGCCAAAAGTAGTGTTAATAGATACTACTTACCTAAAAACTCTTCCCAGAAGAGAAGTGCTGGCGGGATTGGCTGAAATTTATAAAGCGTTTTTAATTGCTGAAGAAAGCCTTGTCGGGTGGCTTTCCGGATTAAACCTGGATAAGCTCCGTCCAAGGGATTGGCAAAGGATTATCAAGGCGGCGGTAAAAATAAAAGCAAAGGTTGTATCCCTCGATGAACGGGAAGAAGGGTTACGGGCGGTATTAAATTTAGGCCACACCATAGGCCATGCGATAGAAGGTGTAAACGGGTTTTCCGGTATTCTTCACGGCGAAGCGGTAGCTCTGGGAATATTATGGGAAGCCAAGCTCTCTAAAGATTTAGGATATTTAAGGGAGGAGGAATGGGAAAAAATACGGGAGTTTATCGAGAAAAATTATGCTTACTTAAAACTATCCTTAAATCCCGATAGCTTACTTGTTTTTATGGATAAAGATAAAAAAAATCGGGAAGATATCGCTTTTATGCTTTTAAAGAAGATTGGTGAATACCCGGAAAATGTTGAAATAAAGAGAGAATGGTTACAAAAGTGGTTAACGTTGAATTTTTCTTAAAGGATTTTTGTTTTTTTTTGACGAACTCTTAAGGTAAAATCCGATGGGAGTGCGGAGCTAAGATGAGTGAAGCGAAAGATGGCAAAAAAACCAAGAGACTGGGTGATTTTTTAGTAGAAAATGGGCTTATTACCGAAGAACAATTACAGAAAGCTTTGGAGTATCAGAAAAGAACGGGAGAGCGCCTGGGACAAGCTTTGATTAAACTTGGCTATGTTTCGGAACAGGATATCATGGGGGTTTTAGAGTTTCAATTGGGAATTCCCCAGGTTGCTTTATATAATTATTCGTTAGACCCGGCCTTAATTAAAAGCATACCCGAGTCGCTAATTAAAAGGCATAAGGTAATACCCTTAAAACGCGAGGGCAACCGCTTAACCGTTGCCATGGTTGACCCTTTAAATGTGGTTGCCATTGACGACTTAAGGCTTGCCACCAATTTAGATATTATCCCGGTCATTGCTTCGGAAAAAGAAATTGATGCCGTTATTAACCGTTTTTTTGGCGCTATTGATTTAAACGAAACCATTAAGGACATAGAAAAAGCGGGCGAAGAGCCGGAAGTAATAAAAAATGAAGAGACAGAAGAGGTTTTGGTTGATGAAGCGCCGGTGGTGCGACTGGTGAATTCCCTCTTACTGCAGGCGGTAAACCAGAGGGCGTCCGATGTCCATATTGAGCCTTTTGAAGATATGGTAAGAGTACGCTTTAGGGTAGACGGTTTTTTAAGAGAAGTTATGACTTTGCCCCGGGCGATTAGAAGTTCCCTTACTTCCCGGATAAAAATAATGGCCAATATGAACATTACCGAGAAGCGGCTTCCCCAGGATGGGCGGATTAAGATAAAAGTAGCCAATCGCCAGGTAGATATGCGGGTGGCTACAACTCCGACGTTATTTGGGGAAAAGGTGGTCATAAGACTTCTGGATCAGGAAAATGCCTTTTTAACTTTAGATAGACTGGGACTTTCCAGTAAAAACAGCGAAAGATTTAATAAAATCCTGGCCCAACCCCACGGCATGATTTTAATTGCCGGCCCTACCGGAAGCGGCAAAACTACCACCCTTTATGCTGCTTTAAACCAAATTCATGACCCTTCCAAAAATATTATTACCATTGAGGACCCAGTTGAGTATGTTATGCCCGGGGTAACCCAAATCCAGGTTAATCCGAAAGTTGGACTCACCTTTGCGGTGGGCTTGCGCTCAATTCTGCGCCTTGATCCCGATATCATTATGGTAGGCGAAATTAGGGACCGGGAAACTGCAGAAATAGCGGTAAAAGCGGCCAATACCGGGCATCTTGTATTATCTACCATTCACACCAATGATGCAGTTTCTACTGTGAGCCGTCTGGTAGAAATGGGGATTGAAGCGTACTTGGTTGCTGCTTCGCTTGTGGGAATAGTGGCTCAACGCCTGGTGCGCAAACTTTGCCCGGAATGCAAAGCTTCTACTAAAATTGGTCCCGATGATCCTGCTTATCATGCCTTAAATCTCGGCCAAGGAGAGACGGTAACCGTTTACCGGCCGGTGGGCTGCCCGGCATGTGAAAACACGGGCTATAAAGGGCGGGTTGGCATCCATGAAGTTTTAATAAATTCTCGAAAAGTTAGAAATCTTATTGTCAACGGCGGCTCTTATGATGAAATGTTGGCAACCGTGCGGGAAGAAGGAATGGTCTTAATGTTGGAAGACGGGCGGGAAAAAGTTCTGGCAGGTATTACCGCGCCGGAAGAGATTATCCGGGTGGCCAGTACGGTTAACTAAAAGGTGGCAGGTGAAGTTTTTATGATTAATGAGCTTTTACGGTTAATGGTAGAGTTTAAAGCGTCGGACTTGCATTTAACGGTGAACTTTCCCCCGGCTTACCGGATTCACGGCAATATCCGGCCGCTAACGGAGCTTGCCAGGGAAAATCCGGGGATACCGCAAAGCTTGACAAGGCTTTTAACCATGAGCGATACCGAAACCATGGCCCGGACGATTATGTCGACCGAGCAGTGGGAAAAATTTGCGAAAATGGGTGAACTGGACTTTGCCTACTCTCTACCGGATGTGGGCCGTTTTCGGGTAAACGTCTTTCGCCAGCGAGGAGCGGTAGCTTTAGTTCTCCGGCATATTAATTCGAAAATATTGTCCTTTAAAGAGTTGGGCCTTCCGGAAGTTATTGCCGATCTGTCCCGGAAAAATCGGGGGATTGTCCTGGTAACCGGTCCCACCGGTAGCGGTAAATCAACCACCCTGGCTTCAATGATTGATTTAATCAATAGCGAGCGAGCCTGTCACATCATAACCCTGGAAGATCCGATTGAATATCTGCATACCCATAAAAAAAGTGTGGTAAACCAGCGGGAAATAGGCAGTGATACCGAAAGCTTTGCCAAGGCTTTGCGGGCTGCGATGCGGGAAGATCCGGACGTCATCCTTGTGGGTGAGATGCGGGACTTAGAAACTATTTCTATCGCGATTACGGCGGCAGAAACTGGACACCTGGTTTTTGCGACCCTGCACACTTCCAGTGCTGCGGAAACCATTGACCGGATCATAGACGTTTTCCCCCCTTCCCAGCAGCAGCAAATTCGCGTACAGCTTTCCACCACCATTCAGGGGATAATTGCCCAGCAGTTAATTCCCCGGATGGATGGTAAAGGCCGGGTAGTGGCGGTGGAGGTCATGGTGGCAACTCCAGCAATAAGAAACCTTATCCGGGAGGGTA is a window encoding:
- the aroB gene encoding 3-dehydroquinate synthase; translation: MNIILVGLPGAGKTHIGRILARKLKRNFVDLDRKIEEETGLTIKEIFARFGERYFRRLEVKKLQELFKLHNAVIATGGGTVERMDARRKLKNLGLVVYLKASPEVIIRRLINLENRPILTQGDPLEKLSELYRRRDKFYREVSDVAINTEGKDSGEVVDAILKSLTIDGLRFPRKLYINLAENSYPVYFGEKVALKAGEFLKEKVTGKKILIVSQENIFGLYGKTLEESLTKEGFKTDVFFLPQGEVAKSMEYIVKLYDKAIEFGLRRHDTVMAFGGGVVGDATGFFAATYLRGINFVQVPTTLLSMVDSSVGGKVGINLPQGKNLVGAFYQPKVVLIDTTYLKTLPRREVLAGLAEIYKAFLIAEESLVGWLSGLNLDKLRPRDWQRIIKAAVKIKAKVVSLDEREEGLRAVLNLGHTIGHAIEGVNGFSGILHGEAVALGILWEAKLSKDLGYLREEEWEKIREFIEKNYAYLKLSLNPDSLLVFMDKDKKNREDIAFMLLKKIGEYPENVEIKREWLQKWLTLNFS
- a CDS encoding GspE/PulE family protein — translated: MSEAKDGKKTKRLGDFLVENGLITEEQLQKALEYQKRTGERLGQALIKLGYVSEQDIMGVLEFQLGIPQVALYNYSLDPALIKSIPESLIKRHKVIPLKREGNRLTVAMVDPLNVVAIDDLRLATNLDIIPVIASEKEIDAVINRFFGAIDLNETIKDIEKAGEEPEVIKNEETEEVLVDEAPVVRLVNSLLLQAVNQRASDVHIEPFEDMVRVRFRVDGFLREVMTLPRAIRSSLTSRIKIMANMNITEKRLPQDGRIKIKVANRQVDMRVATTPTLFGEKVVIRLLDQENAFLTLDRLGLSSKNSERFNKILAQPHGMILIAGPTGSGKTTTLYAALNQIHDPSKNIITIEDPVEYVMPGVTQIQVNPKVGLTFAVGLRSILRLDPDIIMVGEIRDRETAEIAVKAANTGHLVLSTIHTNDAVSTVSRLVEMGIEAYLVAASLVGIVAQRLVRKLCPECKASTKIGPDDPAYHALNLGQGETVTVYRPVGCPACENTGYKGRVGIHEVLINSRKVRNLIVNGGSYDEMLATVREEGMVLMLEDGREKVLAGITAPEEIIRVASTVN
- a CDS encoding type IV pilus twitching motility protein PilT, whose amino-acid sequence is MINELLRLMVEFKASDLHLTVNFPPAYRIHGNIRPLTELARENPGIPQSLTRLLTMSDTETMARTIMSTEQWEKFAKMGELDFAYSLPDVGRFRVNVFRQRGAVALVLRHINSKILSFKELGLPEVIADLSRKNRGIVLVTGPTGSGKSTTLASMIDLINSERACHIITLEDPIEYLHTHKKSVVNQREIGSDTESFAKALRAAMREDPDVILVGEMRDLETISIAITAAETGHLVFATLHTSSAAETIDRIIDVFPPSQQQQIRVQLSTTIQGIIAQQLIPRMDGKGRVVAVEVMVATPAIRNLIREGKTHQIPAQIQTGAKYGMQTLDMALAKLYQNRLISYEEAISRAHDPESLARMLY